One Leopardus geoffroyi isolate Oge1 chromosome C1, O.geoffroyi_Oge1_pat1.0, whole genome shotgun sequence DNA segment encodes these proteins:
- the FAM237A gene encoding protein FAM237A, which yields MANPGNRRGIYRPLTLTCSLLIVGMCCVSPFFCHSQTDLLALNQADPQCWESSSVLLLEMRKPRISNTVSGFWDFMIYLKSSENLKHGALFWDLAQLFWDIYVDCVLSRNHGLGRRQLAGKEEEISAVRPQHTGRKQGSYSQQLRTPFLKKKELIEGVISMHLHGSGSKLIGKVTRGLEIKRK from the exons ATGGCCAATCCTGGGAACAGAAGAGGGATCTACCGCCCCTTGACCCTTACCTGCTCCCTGCTCATTGTGGGAATGTGCTGTGTGTCTCCTTTCTTCTGCCATAGCCAGACAGACCTGCTGGCCCTTAATCAAGCTGATCCTCAGTGCTGGGAATCTTCTTCAGTGCTCCTCCTAGAAATGCGGAAGCCTCGAATTTCTAACACTGTTTCAGGTTTCTGGGATTTTATGATCTACCTAAAGTCATCTGAGAACTTGAAGCACGGGGCACTGTTTTGGGATCTGGCCCAACTCTTCTGGGACATCTATGTGGACTGTGTCCTCTCCAGGAACCATGGCTTAGGAAGGAGGCAATTggctgggaaggaagaggagatttCAGCAGTGCGTCCACAGCACACAGGGAGAAAACAAG gTTCATATTCTCAGCAGCTAAGAACAcctttcctaaagaagaaagagttGATTGAAGGTGTGATAAGCATGCACTTGCACGGAAGTGGGTCTAAGCTCATTGGGAAAGTCACCCGTGGcctggaaataaagagaaagtaa